Proteins encoded in a region of the Fusarium falciforme chromosome 6, complete sequence genome:
- a CDS encoding GH43-C2 domain-containing protein: MKTCLLVPAMGSLALGAATNSTFHNPILSGFNPDPSCVFVPKFNDTFFCVTSSFLAFPGLPIHASHDLVNWKHVSNAFSRPDQLPGMAFLPKATSGIYAPTLRFHQGTFYLMSTLVNQQLPRVNDSRWDNFIMTTTDPYSSDAWSDPVHFSFPGFDPSPFWDDDGSTWVAGAHTAAYYPGVMHAPLNFETGEIGDIIMPWNGTGGASPEAPHVWKRSGWYYLLLAEGGTRENHMVTMARSRSIKGPYEPAPQNPLLTAANDTSSYFQAVGHADLFQDADGQWWASALAVRAGGSYGQKPGPYFGNLPMGRETVLTPVTWEDGEFPVFSNVTGTMSGWKLPPESYVDEGEGQLNGADDLVTFPPGSNLPIHFVHLRLPKSRNYKISPPGHANSLALKSSVLNLTAFDGDFALGRGQTFIGRRMAHSMFKYSVEIDWAQSLKKEEMEVGVSLFQDQSQHIDLGIVMLKPKGSDLLQPYLRFRGHSETPYRGRSVIQENSTRIPAQWVGKQLRLEIETKNSTHFEFRAGLAGSTDQEEVKVLGHCRGTDVVPYYSGAILGVYATTNGKHGEQAFETYISNWRYQGLRQFRSQEDVDEADAS, from the exons ATGAAGACTTGCTTACTTGTACCCGCAATGGGCTCCTTGGCACTTGGTGCTGCCACAAACTCAACATTTCACAACCCGATTCTCAGTGGTTTCAACCCGGATCCCAGTTGTGTCTTCGTACCCAAGTTCAATGACACATTCTTCTGTGTTACATCAAGTTTTCTCGCCTTTCCTGGTCTTCCAATTCATGCTAGTCACGATCTGGTGAACTGGAAGCATGTTTCAAATGCTTTCAGTCGCCCAGACCAGCTGCCTGGTATGGCGTTTCTCCCAAAAGCCACCAGCGGCATATATGCACCGACGCTGCGGTTTCATCAAGGCACTTTCTACTTAATGTCAACCCTGGTCAACCAACAACTTCCCCGTGTTAATGACTCTCGATGGGACAATTTCATCATGACCACCACGGACCCTTATAGCTCAGATGCGTGGTCTGATCCCGTCCATTTCAGCTTCCCTGGCTTTGACCCCTCGCCATTCTGGGACGATGATGGGTCTACATGGGTTGCAGGCGCACACACAGCGGCGTACTATCCTGGAGTGATGCATGCACCGCTGAACTTTGAGACGGGAGAAATTGGCGACATCATAATGCCATGGAATGGAactggaggagcttctcctgaAGCACCTCATGTTTGGAAGCGCAGTGGCTGGTATTACCTCCTCCTGGCCGAGGGAGGAACTCGAGAAAATCACATGGTCACCATGGCACGGTCACGCAGCATCAAGGGGCCTTATGAGCCGGCGCCTCAAAACCCTCTTCTCACAGCTGCCAATGACACGAGTTCCTACTTCCAGGCTGTTGGACACGCAGATCTCTTCCAGGATGCTGACGGACAGTGGTGGGCATCTGCCTTGGCTGTTCGAGCTGGGGGCTCGTATGGCCAAAAGCCTGGCCCATACTTTGGAAATCTGCCAATGGGGAGAGAAACAGTGCTTACTCCCGTCACGTGGGAGGATGGCGAGTTTCCCGTCTTTTCCAATGTTACTGGAACCATGTCTGGATGGAAGTTACCTCCGGAGTCATATGTGGACGAAGGGGAGGGTCAGCTGAATGGCGCTGACGACCTGGTCACTTTTCCTCCTGGAAGCAACCTACCGATTCATTTCGTCCACTTGCGACTACCGAAGAGCAGAAATTACAAGATCTCTCCTCCTGGTCACGCTAACAGCCTTGCTCTGAAATCCTCTGTACTCAACCTCACTGCTTTCGACGGCGACTTTGCACTAGGACGAGGCCAGACGTTCATTGGTCGACGAATGGCGCACTCCATGTTCAAGTACAGCGTGGAAATCGACTGGGCCCAATCcttaaagaaagaagaaatgGAAGTTGGCGTTTCATTGTTCCAAGACCAATCTCAACATATTGACCTGGGTATTGTGATGCTCAAGCCAAAGGGGAGCGATTTGTTGCAGCCTTATCTACGCTTCCGTGGACACTCGGAAACCCCCTACCGCGGTAGGAGTGTAATTCAAGAGAACTCGACACGTATTCCGGCCCAGTGGGTTGGAAAGCAGCTTCGGCTGGAAATCGAAACAAAAAACAGTACCCATTTCGAGTTCAGGGCCGGCCTGGCTGGCTCAACAGACCAAGAAGAGGTCAAGGTACTTGGTCATTGTCGTGGAACTGACGTGGTCCCATATTATTCCG GGGCAATCTTGGGCGTTTACGCAACAACAAACGGAAAGCATGGCGAGCAGGCATTTGAGACGTACATCTCCAACTGGAGATACCAAGGGCTTCGGCAGTTCAGAAGCCAGGAAGATGTAGATGAGGCTGATGCGAGCTGA